A genomic window from Haladaptatus caseinilyticus includes:
- a CDS encoding FAD-binding oxidoreductase, whose amino-acid sequence MATKARDDEETAIERLREGLRGTVIGPNDAGYDDERTIYNAMIDKRPRLIVHCANVGDVISTVHFARENDFDTAIRSGGHSGPGLGLVDDGLVIDLSDMTGIHVDPEAKTVRVEPGCTWGDVDYATHAFGLATVSGVISTTGVSGLTLGGGHGYLTRKYGLTIDNLLSADVVLADGRLVRASEHENEDLFWALRGGGGNFGVVVSFEYRLHPVDTVVAGPLFWPIDELESTMRWYREWLPQAPEDVYAFFLVAEVPGDPFPEEIHGENVCGLMWCCLGSESEAEEMLQSARDVAEPLFEHVGPMPYPALQSLFDDLYPPGDQWYWKGDYVRELTDEAIDVHERFSEVPTAKSTMHLYPIDGAVHEVAPDETAWNVRDATWSMVIVGVDSDPANDGKITKWARDYWDALHPHTVGGSYINFMMEEGEDRIRASYGDNYERLREVKAEYDPDNFFHVNQNIEPAN is encoded by the coding sequence ATGGCGACGAAAGCAAGAGACGATGAGGAAACGGCCATCGAACGACTTCGGGAGGGTCTTCGGGGAACCGTGATTGGCCCGAACGACGCGGGGTACGACGACGAACGCACGATCTATAACGCGATGATCGACAAACGGCCACGGTTGATCGTCCACTGTGCCAACGTCGGGGATGTGATTTCGACGGTACATTTCGCCCGGGAAAACGACTTCGATACCGCGATACGAAGCGGCGGCCACAGCGGTCCCGGGTTGGGACTGGTGGACGACGGATTGGTCATCGACCTCTCGGACATGACCGGCATTCATGTCGACCCTGAAGCGAAAACCGTACGAGTCGAACCCGGGTGCACGTGGGGTGACGTGGATTACGCAACTCACGCCTTCGGCCTCGCAACGGTCAGCGGTGTCATCTCCACGACGGGTGTCAGTGGCCTCACCCTCGGCGGAGGACACGGCTATCTGACCCGAAAATACGGCTTGACCATCGACAATCTGCTGAGCGCGGACGTCGTACTGGCAGATGGGCGGTTGGTTCGTGCGAGCGAACACGAAAACGAAGACCTGTTCTGGGCGCTCCGCGGCGGCGGCGGCAATTTCGGCGTGGTCGTCTCCTTCGAGTATCGATTACATCCGGTAGACACGGTGGTTGCCGGGCCGCTGTTTTGGCCGATAGACGAACTCGAATCGACGATGCGCTGGTACCGCGAGTGGCTACCGCAGGCACCGGAGGACGTGTACGCGTTCTTTTTAGTTGCCGAAGTTCCAGGCGACCCCTTCCCGGAGGAGATTCACGGTGAGAACGTCTGTGGACTGATGTGGTGCTGTCTTGGATCGGAATCCGAAGCCGAGGAGATGCTTCAATCGGCTCGTGATGTCGCCGAACCGCTGTTCGAGCACGTAGGGCCGATGCCCTATCCGGCGCTCCAAAGCTTGTTCGACGACCTCTACCCGCCGGGCGACCAGTGGTACTGGAAGGGGGATTACGTGCGCGAGCTGACCGATGAAGCCATCGACGTACACGAGCGCTTCAGCGAGGTCCCAACCGCGAAATCGACGATGCATCTCTATCCCATCGATGGTGCCGTCCACGAGGTTGCACCGGACGAAACCGCCTGGAACGTTCGCGATGCAACGTGGTCGATGGTCATCGTTGGTGTCGATTCCGACCCGGCGAACGACGGAAAAATCACCAAATGGGCGCGCGATTACTGGGATGCGCTCCATCCGCACACGGTCGGCGGTTCGTACATCAACTTCATGATGGAAGAAGGAGAGGATCGGATTCGAGCCAGCTACGGTGATAACTACGAGCGGTTGCGCGAGGTCAAAGCGGAGTACGACCCCGACAACTTCTTCCACGTGAACCAGAACATCGAACCGGCAAACTGA
- a CDS encoding DUF1611 domain-containing protein, whose protein sequence is MNLRDAFDAPASAIVLAEGAFGTMDGKTANGVVMHSELFDAKAVVDSTHAGEDAGDVLGRDDVENVPIVTSTEKAIERSPDAEALVIGVAPAGGALPDEWVADIEAAIRGGLDIVSGLHVFLSEQSSWQDLADEHDARLFDVRKPPEEDELRVADGTVDEADADVVLTVGTDCAVGKRTTTFELYRAATRAGLNAGWVATGQTGIMVGAHRGVVIDRVPADFTSGVVEDLVHAVARDHDIVFVEGQAALTHRAYSGVTLSLLHGAWPDAVVLVDDPDREGRTHFEQWPVAGVETEIDLVTELSDATVAGVSTWATPEEATYPVPAANVYDENGPEDLLAAVREAL, encoded by the coding sequence ATGAACCTTCGCGACGCTTTCGACGCCCCTGCATCGGCGATCGTTCTCGCAGAGGGCGCATTCGGAACCATGGATGGCAAGACGGCGAACGGCGTCGTCATGCACAGCGAACTGTTCGACGCAAAAGCGGTCGTCGACTCGACGCACGCCGGGGAGGATGCGGGCGACGTTCTCGGCCGAGACGACGTCGAAAACGTCCCAATCGTCACCTCCACTGAGAAAGCCATCGAGCGCTCCCCTGACGCCGAAGCCCTCGTCATCGGTGTCGCACCTGCTGGTGGTGCGCTGCCGGACGAGTGGGTAGCTGATATCGAAGCGGCGATTCGCGGCGGACTCGACATCGTTTCCGGTCTTCACGTCTTTCTCTCCGAACAGTCCTCGTGGCAGGATCTCGCGGACGAACACGACGCTCGACTCTTCGACGTACGAAAACCGCCGGAAGAGGACGAACTTCGGGTCGCGGACGGAACAGTTGACGAGGCCGACGCCGATGTCGTATTGACCGTCGGTACTGACTGTGCTGTCGGCAAGCGAACGACGACCTTCGAACTCTACCGCGCGGCGACGCGTGCTGGACTGAACGCGGGGTGGGTCGCCACCGGCCAGACGGGAATCATGGTCGGAGCACACCGAGGCGTCGTTATCGACCGCGTCCCCGCCGATTTTACTTCGGGAGTGGTCGAAGACCTCGTTCATGCGGTCGCACGGGACCACGACATCGTTTTCGTGGAGGGACAGGCCGCGCTCACTCATCGTGCGTACTCCGGTGTTACGCTCTCGCTATTGCACGGCGCATGGCCGGATGCCGTCGTACTGGTGGACGACCCCGACCGAGAGGGCCGGACCCACTTCGAACAGTGGCCCGTCGCGGGCGTCGAGACGGAAATCGACCTCGTGACCGAACTGTCGGACGCGACGGTTGCGGGCGTTTCGACGTGGGCTACCCCCGAGGAAGCTACCTATCCCGTTCCTGCCGCGAACGTCTACGACGAAAACGGGCCGGAGGACCTGCTCGCGGCAGTTCGGGAGGCATTGTAA
- a CDS encoding dipeptide epimerase, with protein MNIGQVTVSPLDLPLREPFEISLGTQHHANNLLVTVETENATGYGEGSPLTPVTGETQEAALATARAAVELLEGKNIADYRELVSEVRTTFPGMVSALFAVETAIVDAYCRERGVPLSELFGGSPDPVTTDLTIPILPPDEAADRATRAVEEGFDHLKVKTGTTVERDVARVESVHEGAPNAELAVDANQGWSPKETIQFAAELESRGIDCSLIEQPVPADDVVGLARTRDAVSIPVAADETVFTPEDAIRVVREDAADILNVKLGKSGLLAAQDIASIAEAANVELMVGCMLESAIGIHASAHLVSGIGSFSHVDLDGNRLLADDVVATNREPTIDIGGPGHGITPSR; from the coding sequence ATGAACATCGGGCAGGTAACTGTCTCGCCCCTCGATTTACCCCTCCGTGAACCATTCGAAATCTCGCTCGGCACGCAGCATCACGCGAACAATCTGCTCGTGACGGTCGAAACCGAGAACGCCACCGGCTACGGCGAAGGCTCGCCGCTTACGCCAGTCACGGGGGAAACACAGGAAGCGGCGCTCGCGACCGCACGTGCCGCCGTCGAACTGCTGGAGGGGAAGAATATCGCCGACTATCGGGAACTCGTTTCGGAGGTCCGTACTACGTTCCCCGGAATGGTTTCGGCCCTGTTCGCGGTCGAAACCGCGATTGTAGACGCCTACTGCCGGGAGCGAGGGGTTCCCCTCTCCGAGTTGTTCGGCGGGTCACCCGACCCGGTGACGACGGACCTCACGATTCCGATTCTCCCACCCGACGAGGCTGCCGACCGCGCAACTCGCGCCGTCGAAGAGGGTTTCGATCATCTAAAAGTGAAAACCGGAACCACGGTCGAACGCGACGTTGCGCGAGTCGAATCCGTCCACGAGGGGGCGCCGAATGCGGAACTGGCGGTCGATGCGAATCAAGGATGGTCGCCGAAGGAGACCATCCAGTTCGCCGCCGAACTCGAATCGCGGGGAATCGACTGTTCGCTCATCGAACAACCGGTTCCGGCCGACGACGTGGTCGGTCTCGCCCGCACCCGTGATGCGGTTTCGATTCCAGTTGCTGCGGACGAGACGGTGTTCACGCCGGAGGACGCGATTCGAGTGGTTCGCGAGGACGCCGCGGACATACTCAACGTCAAACTTGGCAAATCAGGCTTGCTAGCCGCGCAGGACATCGCGAGCATTGCGGAAGCCGCAAACGTCGAACTGATGGTCGGATGTATGCTCGAAAGCGCAATCGGCATCCATGCGAGCGCGCACCTCGTGTCCGGAATCGGGTCGTTCTCGCACGTCGATTTGGATGGGAATCGCTTGCTCGCGGACGATGTGGTTGCAACGAATCGGGAGCCAACCATCGACATCGGCGGGCCGGGGCACGGAATTACGCCTTCGCGCTGA
- a CDS encoding redox-regulated ATPase YchF — protein MSYKIGLVGKPSVGKSTFFNAATMNDVPEGAYPFTTIDPSVGEAYVRVDCAAPEFDESCTPSVGFCEEGTRYVPTKLVDVAGLIPGAHEGNGLGNQFLTDLNEADVLVHVVDFSGQTDIEGEPTEGHDPREDIAFLENELDMWYLEILEKGIERYRSGYDGDEKHIEIDLAEQMSAFKTNKDEIKQIILALGLDLDPDTWDDDDREELAREIRKRTKPMVIAANKMDTPEAQANYDDITSDPEYEHLTIVPASAHAEKALKNAAEQGVIDYDAGDEDFEIMGDVSDEQEEGLSRIREFVTEFGGTGVQKAIEAALFDELNLMAIFPGSANGSASEKGVFRDCFLLPGGSTAEDFAYHLHSDIGDGFLHGIDCRSKRQIGSSTELDHRSVVEIVSTNQ, from the coding sequence ATGAGTTACAAAATCGGACTCGTCGGGAAGCCCTCCGTGGGCAAATCGACGTTTTTCAATGCTGCAACGATGAACGATGTGCCGGAGGGTGCGTACCCTTTCACGACCATCGACCCTTCCGTCGGCGAGGCGTACGTCCGCGTGGACTGCGCGGCACCCGAATTCGACGAATCGTGTACTCCGAGCGTCGGGTTCTGTGAGGAGGGTACGCGCTATGTTCCGACGAAACTGGTTGACGTCGCAGGTTTGATACCCGGCGCTCACGAGGGCAACGGTCTCGGCAACCAGTTCCTCACTGACCTAAACGAGGCCGACGTGTTGGTTCACGTCGTGGACTTCTCGGGTCAGACCGATATCGAAGGTGAACCGACCGAGGGTCACGACCCACGAGAGGACATCGCGTTCCTCGAAAACGAACTCGACATGTGGTATCTGGAGATTCTGGAAAAGGGAATCGAGCGCTACCGGTCGGGCTACGACGGCGACGAGAAACACATCGAAATCGACCTCGCCGAACAGATGTCCGCCTTCAAAACGAACAAGGACGAAATCAAGCAAATCATCCTCGCGCTCGGACTCGATTTGGACCCCGATACGTGGGACGACGATGACCGCGAGGAACTCGCCCGCGAAATCCGAAAGCGCACCAAACCGATGGTTATCGCGGCGAACAAGATGGACACGCCCGAGGCGCAGGCGAACTACGATGACATCACGTCCGACCCGGAATACGAACATCTGACCATCGTTCCGGCCAGTGCACACGCAGAAAAGGCGCTCAAAAACGCGGCTGAACAGGGTGTCATCGACTACGACGCTGGCGACGAGGATTTCGAAATCATGGGTGACGTGAGCGACGAACAGGAAGAAGGTCTCTCCCGAATTCGGGAGTTCGTCACCGAATTCGGTGGTACGGGTGTCCAGAAAGCCATCGAAGCGGCGCTGTTCGACGAACTGAATCTGATGGCTATCTTCCCCGGTTCCGCGAACGGCAGCGCCAGCGAAAAGGGTGTCTTCCGTGACTGCTTCCTTCTCCCCGGTGGTTCTACCGCCGAGGACTTCGCCTATCACCTGCACAGCGATATCGGCGACGGGTTCCTCCACGGTATCGACTGTCGTAGTAAGCGTCAGATCGGCTCCAGCACTGAGTTGGATCATCGGTCGGTCGTCGAAATCGTTTCGACGAACCAGTAG
- the engB gene encoding GTP-binding protein EngB translates to MFDNRPNRDAEIVFVGRSNVGKSTLMRELTGHKFETGGKPGVTRKPNHFDWASEDFMLTDLPGFGFMSGVEEEYREQIKTDIVHYIEDNADEILLGVLVVDGKSVIDIIDRHSGEDEIPHDVEMFYFLQDVGIPVVVAVNKMDKVDDRDERLDDLCDRLGLHPPWKQWQDTIAPITAKRGSIDALNESVKEHLHDQKRDDLLKFFS, encoded by the coding sequence ATGTTCGACAATCGACCCAACCGAGATGCTGAAATCGTCTTCGTCGGGCGCTCGAACGTCGGGAAGTCCACCCTGATGCGCGAACTGACGGGGCATAAATTCGAGACAGGTGGCAAACCCGGCGTGACGCGCAAACCGAACCATTTCGACTGGGCCAGCGAGGATTTCATGCTCACTGACCTTCCGGGCTTCGGGTTCATGTCCGGCGTCGAAGAGGAGTACAGGGAACAGATAAAGACCGACATCGTACACTACATCGAGGACAACGCTGACGAAATTCTTCTCGGCGTGCTCGTCGTGGATGGCAAGAGCGTCATCGACATCATCGACCGTCACTCGGGCGAGGACGAAATCCCGCACGACGTGGAGATGTTCTATTTCCTTCAAGACGTGGGTATTCCCGTCGTCGTCGCGGTGAACAAGATGGACAAAGTGGATGATAGGGACGAACGATTGGACGACCTCTGTGACCGACTCGGACTGCACCCGCCGTGGAAACAGTGGCAGGATACCATCGCGCCGATCACCGCAAAACGCGGGAGCATCGACGCACTGAACGAATCGGTGAAAGAACATCTGCACGACCAGAAGCGCGACGATTTGCTCAAATTCTTCTCGTAA
- a CDS encoding TIGR00341 family protein, with protein sequence MRLLQVSIPTGEREAVVQTLEAEGIDFFLTDETSGRKYTAIATFPLPPNAVQPVIDKLHDAGLSDDAHTVIIDAETDTSRQFQQLSKRYDAENGGDRIARDEILTQAREMSPRLQTFVFMTVVSAVVATAGLLLDSPAVVVGSMVIAPLVGPALGAGVGTVLHERDLFHRGVKLQLLGVGTAIASSTLFALLVRHLFLFPPNTDIVAIQQISGRLTPDFLSLIVALGAGAAGIVSLAAGVSVALVGVMIAAALIPPAAAVGVGIAWGEPMVALGASVLVLVNVLSINLSAIATLQYMGYQPRSWFKLERSRKETVRRVGVLVLALAVLSVFLGGVTYSTYQGAQFEQQADTTVVQVLNQSQFQQAEQLDMEVQYRRALPMGKATYAGNLPFRKPSRVTVTVGRPEGKRYPNLSNRLQNSIERQTGREVAVQVRYVEIDETPA encoded by the coding sequence ATGCGACTCTTACAGGTCTCTATCCCGACGGGCGAGCGCGAGGCGGTCGTTCAGACGCTCGAGGCCGAGGGTATCGACTTCTTTCTAACCGACGAAACGAGCGGACGCAAATACACCGCCATTGCCACCTTTCCGCTCCCGCCGAACGCCGTGCAACCGGTCATCGACAAACTTCACGATGCTGGGTTGAGCGACGATGCACACACGGTCATCATCGACGCCGAAACGGACACGTCTCGACAGTTTCAACAGCTATCAAAACGCTACGACGCCGAAAACGGTGGCGACAGAATTGCCCGCGACGAAATCCTCACGCAAGCCAGGGAAATGTCGCCCCGTCTCCAAACGTTCGTCTTCATGACCGTGGTAAGTGCCGTCGTCGCAACGGCGGGACTGCTGCTCGACTCACCTGCCGTCGTCGTCGGGTCGATGGTCATCGCCCCACTGGTCGGCCCGGCACTCGGTGCGGGTGTAGGGACGGTCCTCCACGAGCGCGATCTCTTCCACCGTGGCGTCAAACTCCAACTGCTCGGCGTCGGCACGGCCATCGCCAGTTCGACCCTGTTCGCCCTGCTCGTTCGCCACCTCTTCCTGTTCCCGCCCAACACGGATATCGTCGCTATTCAGCAGATAAGCGGCCGGTTGACCCCCGACTTCCTGTCGCTCATCGTCGCACTCGGCGCTGGTGCGGCGGGTATCGTCAGTCTCGCGGCAGGCGTATCGGTCGCCCTCGTGGGTGTGATGATCGCCGCAGCGCTCATCCCGCCCGCCGCGGCGGTCGGCGTCGGTATCGCATGGGGAGAACCCATGGTCGCACTCGGCGCGAGTGTCCTCGTCTTGGTGAACGTACTGTCGATCAACCTCTCGGCGATCGCGACGCTCCAGTATATGGGCTACCAACCGCGGAGCTGGTTCAAACTGGAGCGGTCGCGGAAAGAGACGGTTCGACGGGTCGGCGTGCTCGTCCTGGCTCTCGCCGTCCTCTCCGTTTTCCTCGGTGGTGTGACGTACTCCACGTATCAGGGCGCGCAGTTCGAACAGCAAGCAGATACGACGGTGGTGCAAGTACTCAACCAGTCGCAGTTTCAACAGGCGGAACAGTTGGATATGGAGGTGCAATATCGGCGTGCGCTCCCGATGGGGAAGGCCACGTATGCGGGTAATCTCCCGTTCCGAAAACCGAGTCGTGTCACGGTAACGGTCGGGCGACCCGAAGGAAAGCGCTATCCGAACCTTTCGAATCGCCTCCAAAACAGCATCGAACGCCAAACGGGGCGAGAGGTCGCGGTTCAGGTTCGATACGTGGAAATAGACGAAACCCCTGCCTGA
- a CDS encoding NOG1 family protein, which produces MIFETLPTTPTSEELIDKAFSRAARAGRAKSGIQAQQSMLQTASNVLSDNLQNVVTEWPDFREVDPFYYEIADAVVEVDEIRQSLSEIQWASRKTKEIGREYQGKLRGDINYTRKVRKQGFARLADIVEEVEDDLDRVGEARNDLRKLPDINPDDPTVVVAGYPNVGKSSFVNDVTRARNEIAKYPFTTKGVHVGHFERDHIRYQIVDTPGLLDRPEDERNAIEKQAVSALTHVADCILFVVDASAYCGYPLDAQLELRDSVEKQFSDVPVLTVCNKSDLSTDVEADRYMSIEEDDNVTETLDAAVEAIGYEPELPFDG; this is translated from the coding sequence ATGATTTTCGAGACCCTACCGACGACGCCCACGTCGGAGGAACTCATCGACAAGGCGTTCTCGCGGGCAGCACGGGCAGGCCGTGCCAAAAGCGGCATTCAAGCCCAACAGTCCATGCTCCAGACCGCCTCGAACGTCCTTTCGGACAATCTCCAGAACGTCGTCACCGAATGGCCCGATTTCCGCGAGGTAGACCCGTTCTACTACGAAATCGCGGACGCCGTCGTAGAGGTAGACGAGATTCGACAGAGCCTCTCCGAAATCCAATGGGCCTCGCGAAAGACGAAAGAAATCGGCCGAGAGTACCAAGGCAAGCTCCGCGGCGACATCAACTACACCCGAAAGGTTCGTAAACAGGGGTTCGCCCGCCTCGCGGACATCGTAGAGGAAGTCGAAGACGACTTGGACCGCGTCGGCGAGGCACGGAACGACCTCCGCAAACTACCCGACATCAACCCCGACGATCCGACCGTCGTCGTCGCGGGATACCCCAACGTCGGGAAATCGTCGTTCGTCAACGATGTCACCCGCGCTCGCAACGAAATCGCGAAATACCCCTTTACGACCAAGGGGGTCCATGTCGGCCACTTCGAGCGCGACCACATCAGATACCAAATCGTGGACACACCCGGTCTGCTCGACCGACCCGAAGACGAGCGGAACGCCATCGAAAAACAGGCAGTGTCGGCACTCACCCACGTGGCGGACTGCATCCTGTTCGTGGTGGACGCCAGCGCGTACTGTGGCTATCCGCTCGATGCACAACTCGAACTCCGCGATTCCGTGGAAAAACAGTTCAGTGACGTGCCGGTGCTCACGGTCTGTAACAAATCCGACCTCTCAACCGACGTGGAGGCAGACCGATACATGAGCATCGAGGAGGATGACAACGTCACGGAAACCCTCGATGCCGCCGTGGAAGCCATCGGCTACGAACCCGAACTGCCGTTCGACGGCTAA
- a CDS encoding DUF5518 domain-containing protein, producing MTDWYAVFVGFIVSVIAGVVAFAVPGIGHIGAGLIGGFAAGYVAGGSMARGFWHGLLAGALGGIVVALVLGLAGTVVGGLAGGPVGSLFGGIGIFLAALLVAFIMALDSAIGGAVGSLLKS from the coding sequence ATGACCGATTGGTACGCAGTTTTTGTCGGCTTCATCGTCTCCGTTATCGCGGGCGTTGTCGCGTTCGCCGTCCCCGGAATCGGCCACATCGGTGCCGGACTTATCGGGGGGTTTGCCGCAGGATACGTCGCAGGCGGTAGCATGGCTCGTGGCTTTTGGCACGGGCTGCTCGCGGGGGCGCTCGGCGGAATCGTCGTCGCTCTCGTTTTGGGTCTCGCCGGAACTGTCGTCGGTGGATTGGCTGGCGGTCCCGTCGGGTCGTTGTTCGGCGGCATCGGTATCTTCCTCGCCGCACTCCTCGTCGCATTCATCATGGCACTCGACAGCGCGATCGGCGGTGCCGTCGGTTCACTGCTCAAAAGCTAA
- a CDS encoding ASCH domain-containing protein — translation MATIDADTLLPAEHIQQAVASGRVSQLHRGDRYADEGDTFDIDGETFEVVEVTERKLGDLTDEDAQAEGSDDLDAYRERLQHAHDHFEWDDDATVYRHRFEQVA, via the coding sequence ATGGCTACGATCGACGCCGACACACTCCTTCCAGCGGAGCATATTCAACAGGCAGTCGCGTCCGGGCGCGTCTCGCAGTTGCATCGCGGAGACCGGTATGCGGATGAGGGTGACACCTTCGACATCGACGGCGAGACGTTCGAAGTGGTCGAAGTCACCGAGCGAAAATTGGGAGACCTAACGGACGAAGATGCGCAGGCGGAAGGCTCGGATGATCTGGATGCGTACCGTGAACGGTTGCAACACGCTCACGATCATTTCGAGTGGGACGACGATGCGACAGTTTACCGGCATCGCTTCGAACAGGTAGCGTAA
- a CDS encoding class I SAM-dependent methyltransferase produces the protein MSERGTTAAQQFYGRWARLYDFLASATPGLSQLRGRAVDELGLASGDTVIEMGCGTGANFSHLRKRVGPNGTVVGVDFTRGMLQQARNRVEREGWKNVHLVQADAAAFELRGEVDAVLATFVVGMLDDPHTTIGRWLDGISSGGGLALLDAGQSTHPYSWPVNQAFRGLVIASTPGGGTNFEKPPWNVLDERVAEARRMLSERTVETSNSEHALGIVRITGGKIP, from the coding sequence ATGTCAGAGCGCGGAACAACTGCCGCCCAGCAGTTCTACGGGCGGTGGGCACGGCTCTACGACTTCCTGGCGTCGGCGACGCCCGGCCTCTCCCAGTTGCGCGGCCGCGCCGTCGACGAACTCGGCCTCGCCTCCGGTGATACGGTCATAGAAATGGGCTGTGGTACGGGAGCGAACTTTTCACACCTTCGGAAACGCGTCGGACCGAACGGGACCGTTGTCGGTGTCGATTTCACCCGTGGGATGCTTCAGCAAGCGCGTAACAGAGTCGAACGAGAGGGGTGGAAGAACGTCCATCTCGTACAGGCTGACGCCGCCGCGTTCGAGCTCCGCGGGGAGGTTGATGCCGTTCTCGCGACGTTCGTCGTCGGAATGCTCGACGACCCGCATACTACCATCGGACGCTGGCTAGACGGAATCAGTTCGGGTGGTGGACTGGCACTGCTCGATGCAGGCCAGAGCACGCATCCGTACTCTTGGCCCGTAAATCAGGCGTTCCGCGGACTGGTCATCGCTTCGACGCCCGGGGGTGGGACGAACTTCGAGAAGCCACCGTGGAACGTGCTAGACGAAAGGGTCGCGGAAGCACGACGGATGCTATCGGAGCGTACAGTCGAAACAAGCAATAGCGAACACGCACTAGGTATCGTTCGGATTACGGGTGGAAAAATACCGTAA
- a CDS encoding helix-turn-helix domain-containing protein, with amino-acid sequence MTTIINITVPPTDFPLGSIFETFSEVDIELERVIPTNHALVPYFWVWGKDVDDIEDAFESNPAVHSIELVDTVKDGALFRTEWNLDVDGILKGITKTRLVLLSATGSEDHWEFEFRTQDHEGMTEFQDYCADHDIPITITRIYTVAEMQVGTQYRLTPPQESALVSAFDAGYFDKPREATLEEVSADLEITRQALSERLRRGHRNLIANTLIHPRREE; translated from the coding sequence ATGACGACAATAATCAACATCACCGTTCCGCCGACCGATTTTCCACTCGGTAGTATCTTCGAGACGTTCTCCGAGGTGGATATCGAACTCGAGCGGGTAATTCCGACGAACCACGCACTCGTTCCCTACTTCTGGGTCTGGGGAAAAGACGTGGACGATATCGAGGATGCGTTCGAAAGCAACCCCGCGGTTCACTCCATCGAACTCGTCGATACGGTCAAAGACGGAGCACTGTTCCGAACTGAGTGGAATCTCGATGTGGACGGAATTCTCAAGGGAATCACCAAAACACGATTGGTACTGCTTTCTGCCACCGGTTCGGAGGACCACTGGGAGTTCGAATTTCGAACGCAAGACCACGAGGGAATGACGGAATTTCAGGACTACTGTGCCGATCACGATATTCCGATCACTATTACTCGAATCTACACTGTCGCCGAAATGCAAGTGGGGACGCAGTATCGGCTCACTCCGCCACAGGAGTCAGCACTCGTTTCTGCATTCGATGCGGGCTATTTCGACAAACCCCGCGAAGCGACTCTCGAAGAGGTTTCCGCCGACTTGGAAATCACACGTCAAGCCCTATCCGAACGCCTCCGGCGCGGACATCGAAATCTCATCGCGAATACGCTTATTCATCCCCGACGCGAGGAATGA
- a CDS encoding HalOD1 output domain-containing protein: protein MVSKPPLDPRNDGSEDGMTSEPISKAISDVVIRAIAEKKGCEPANLTPPLYDVLDPDALDAMYGRSSPRTVFEYAGYQVTIHPNESITVIDTSR from the coding sequence ATGGTTTCGAAGCCCCCACTGGACCCCAGAAACGACGGTTCGGAGGACGGAATGACCTCCGAACCGATTTCGAAAGCAATCAGCGACGTAGTTATCCGAGCAATTGCTGAGAAAAAAGGCTGTGAACCGGCGAACCTGACGCCACCGCTGTACGATGTTCTGGACCCGGACGCACTCGATGCGATGTATGGACGTTCTTCACCACGAACGGTCTTCGAATACGCTGGCTACCAGGTCACTATCCATCCGAACGAATCGATTACGGTCATTGATACGTCCCGGTGA